From the genome of Nicotiana sylvestris chromosome 1, ASM39365v2, whole genome shotgun sequence:
TATTGGTGTCGTCCCGTTTTAGTACAGGATCTGGGAGAACTTCAATCATGACAAAAAGATCTCCAGGGGGTCCACCTCTCCTTCCTGCATTACCTTCTGAACGAACCCTTAAACGGCTACCTGAATCTACACCAGGTGGAACTTTCAAACTAATGCGCTTTGACTTCCTCACTCGGCCATCACCATTGCAGGTGCTGCAAGGAGTAGAGATTTCTCCAGTCCCTCCACAAGCAGAGCATGTTGTCACCTGCTGGAAAACACCCAGTGGGGTTCTTGCTGACGAAACAACCTGCCCTTGTCCACCACAAGTATTACATGTCGATGGTTTAGTCCCAGGTTTTGCACCTGATCCATCACAGGTGCCACAGGTTTCAAGCCTGCTTATTTCGATCTCCTTCTCAACACCAAATACAGCGTCTTTGAAATTCAACACCAGATTATAGCCCTGGTCTTCACCTTCGGTGGCTCGGTTCCGTGAACCTCTGCCTCCCATACCCATGCCACCCATACCACCAAAGCCGTCGAACAAAGACTCGAACAAATCAAAGGCATTGCTAAAATCCTATGAATAAGGAACAATACGTCAAAATTACATGGGCAATATAACCATCTGCTACTATTGCTAAATTTTCCCATAAAACAAGAAATTCTCACCCCCATGCCACCCATGCCAGCTCCTTTAAGGCCAGCCTCCCCGTATTTGTCATATATGGAACGTTTCTCATCATCGGACAAAACCTATAGCAAAATAATATATGCCATAAGAAGTGATTGCAATATTCTTCCATCATGGTCGTCACTATTCAGTTACCTTTTAAAAGCACACAAGGCATCAAGAGAAATAAAACTACCTCATAAGCATTGCTGATCTCCTTAAATTTCTGTTCAGCTCCAGCTTCTCTACAACACGATAAACATGAATGCACATAAGGATCTTACATACCgtaaaaataaaatactacactAAAAATAACTGTGCACCTTCATATGAATATATACTTACACATGTCAATAGGAAACTAAAGCTTGTAGCTTACAACAAATAACACTTAATAGTAATCTTGAACGTCtcacttttattctttttcaGAAGATACATTTCACTAGCTAGTGTGACCTTTCCAGTAAAATGCTCCATAGCAATTTCATTTCTTTGGTCAGTTACAGTGATCAATGACCAAATACTTCAATTGTTATTGCAGCCCTGCCTTTCTTTTTACTAATCGAAAAAATAACCCTTAGATTTCGTGGTTGGAATCATATGAATATGTTCTGCTAATTTCAAACATATTgcagaagcaacaacaacaacaaccatgcCTAGgtcccaaacaagttggggtcgGCCATATGAATCTTCATGCCTTTCATTAAGCTCGACTCATATCATCATCATCGCCAAACTAAAATAAAGTGCacgtaaaaaaaagaaaatatatataaaaataataataatgataataataacaaCAGTAATAATAGAAGTTCTCTACCATGTCTAAAACCTATTCCCAACttatgttgcgcggactctccaaaatgtagccgcacccgtgtcggatccttcaaaaatgcatact
Proteins encoded in this window:
- the LOC104232408 gene encoding chaperone protein dnaJ A7A, chloroplastic-like, with the protein product MAIIPCGSTWVAQWGVQPQFLPKSYVTNKLTASPFCFSSKIRALASPSSTLFCQDSLQALFSSVSSKNQYQRRGTRLVVRAEKDYYDVLGVSKNASKSEIKSAYRKLARSYHPDVNKEAGAEQKFKEISNAYEVLSDDEKRSIYDKYGEAGLKGAGMGGMGDFSNAFDLFESLFDGFGGMGGMGMGGRGSRNRATEGEDQGYNLVLNFKDAVFGVEKEIEISRLETCGTCDGSGAKPGTKPSTCNTCGGQGQVVSSARTPLGVFQQVTTCSACGGTGEISTPCSTCNGDGRVRKSKRISLKVPPGVDSGSRLRVRSEGNAGRRGGPPGDLFVMIEVLPDPVLKRDDTNILYNCKVSYIDAILGTTMKVPTVDGMVDLKIPSGTQPGTTLVMAKKGVPYLSKPNMRGDQLVRVQVEIPKRLSSEERKLIEELANLNKAKTPNSVR